One genomic segment of Aquamicrobium lusatiense includes these proteins:
- the wecB gene encoding non-hydrolyzing UDP-N-acetylglucosamine 2-epimerase, with translation MKTIATIVGARPQFIKVAPVSKALAATGLVREVLIHTGQHHDADMSDIFFEELGIAAPDHHLDVHGGGHGAMTGAMMQKLEPVLQELRPDRVLVYGDTNSTLAGALVAAKLHIPVAHVEAGLRSFNRAMPEEINRIVADQLSDILFASTRAAVENLRGEGVAAERVFPVGDVMYDAAMQFAAIAAQRGELLSRLGVEPNRYVLATIHRAENTDDPARLANIVSALETVAATLPVVLPLHPRTQTRMKAAGLAFEKVQTVPPVGYLDMVALESQAALIATDSGGVQKEAFFYHVPCVTLRDETEWVELIELGWNRLVSPARGDVAQIIRAALGTRGVDAQPYGNGKAAETIAEILTRSTARAEPA, from the coding sequence ATGAAGACCATTGCCACGATCGTCGGCGCCAGGCCGCAATTCATCAAGGTCGCACCGGTGAGCAAGGCTCTGGCCGCTACCGGTTTGGTCAGGGAAGTGCTCATCCACACCGGCCAGCATCACGATGCGGATATGTCGGATATCTTCTTCGAAGAACTCGGCATCGCCGCGCCCGACCATCACCTCGACGTGCATGGCGGTGGGCATGGCGCCATGACCGGGGCGATGATGCAGAAGCTGGAGCCGGTGCTGCAGGAATTGCGGCCTGACCGGGTTCTGGTCTACGGCGACACCAACTCGACGCTGGCGGGGGCTCTTGTTGCGGCCAAGCTGCATATTCCGGTTGCTCATGTCGAGGCCGGCTTGCGCTCCTTCAACCGTGCTATGCCGGAGGAAATCAACCGTATCGTCGCAGATCAGCTGTCCGACATCCTGTTTGCCTCGACACGGGCGGCGGTTGAAAACCTGCGGGGCGAGGGGGTTGCCGCCGAACGTGTTTTCCCGGTCGGAGACGTCATGTACGACGCGGCGATGCAGTTCGCGGCCATCGCCGCACAGCGTGGAGAACTCCTCTCCCGGCTGGGGGTAGAACCGAACCGCTATGTGCTGGCCACGATTCATCGCGCGGAGAACACCGACGATCCGGCCAGGCTGGCCAATATCGTTTCCGCGCTCGAAACGGTTGCGGCAACGCTGCCGGTCGTGCTGCCGCTGCACCCACGCACGCAGACACGGATGAAAGCTGCCGGTCTTGCCTTCGAAAAAGTTCAGACCGTGCCGCCTGTCGGTTATCTCGACATGGTTGCGCTTGAATCGCAGGCTGCGCTGATCGCTACCGATTCCGGCGGCGTCCAGAAGGAGGCATTCTTCTACCATGTGCCTTGCGTGACCCTGCGCGATGAGACCGAATGGGTGGAATTGATCGAGCTTGGCTGGAACAGGCTGGTATCGCCCGCCAGAGGCGATGTTGCGCAGATCATCAGGGCGGCTTTGGGTACGCGCGGTGTCGATGCGCAACCCTATGGGAATGGCAAGGCAGCCGAGACAATCGCTGAGATACTGACGCGCAGCACCGCGCGCGCGGAGCCGGCGTGA
- a CDS encoding UDP-glucose dehydrogenase family protein, producing MKATVFGTGYVGLVQAAVMAASGHEVVCVDKDAEKIAKLEQGIIPIFEPGLEEIVLTNRKNGRLRFTTDPEVGVSHGLVQFIAVGTPPDEDGAADLKYVLAVADTIGSLMSEKRIVVVKSTVPVGTCDQVKRTIEARLSKRERSHIPFDVASNPEFLKEGSAVSDCLKPDRIILGTASSETEAIMRELYMPQNRNHEKMIVMDVRSAEMTKYAANTLLATKISFINEIANLADILGADIEMVRKGIGSDPRIGYHFIYAGIGYGGSCFPKDVQALIRTGDQQKYDMHLLKAVEARNATQKRVLLDKILRYFDGNVEGRTFALWGLSFKPNTDDMREAPSRAIMESLWEKGARIRAYDPKAMDECRRIYGDREDLILVEQQEDALDNADALIVATEWKSFSAPDFDEIAAKLKSPVIFDGRNLYDPHQLKRHGLDYFAIGRNGLTSSAPADLPIK from the coding sequence TTGAAAGCAACTGTGTTCGGGACGGGATACGTCGGTCTGGTTCAGGCTGCCGTGATGGCGGCAAGCGGGCATGAAGTGGTATGTGTCGACAAGGACGCAGAGAAGATCGCCAAACTTGAGCAAGGCATAATTCCCATCTTTGAGCCGGGCCTTGAGGAGATCGTTCTCACCAATCGCAAGAATGGACGACTTCGCTTCACGACGGATCCGGAAGTCGGCGTGAGCCACGGCCTTGTTCAGTTCATCGCTGTAGGCACGCCGCCCGATGAGGACGGCGCCGCAGATTTGAAGTATGTGCTCGCTGTCGCCGACACCATCGGTTCGCTGATGTCGGAAAAACGAATTGTCGTCGTCAAATCCACCGTACCGGTAGGTACCTGCGACCAGGTCAAAAGAACCATTGAAGCGAGGCTTTCAAAACGGGAACGCTCGCATATCCCGTTCGATGTCGCATCAAATCCCGAGTTCCTCAAAGAAGGTTCTGCCGTTTCAGACTGTCTCAAGCCCGATCGGATTATCCTGGGGACCGCGAGCAGCGAGACCGAGGCAATCATGCGGGAATTGTACATGCCGCAAAATCGCAATCACGAGAAGATGATCGTGATGGACGTCCGTTCTGCGGAAATGACAAAATATGCCGCCAATACGCTGCTGGCGACCAAGATCTCCTTTATCAACGAAATCGCAAACCTTGCCGATATTCTCGGCGCCGACATTGAGATGGTCCGCAAAGGGATCGGCAGTGATCCCCGTATCGGCTACCATTTTATTTATGCAGGTATAGGATACGGCGGTTCCTGTTTCCCAAAAGATGTGCAGGCCCTCATCCGTACCGGCGATCAGCAGAAATATGACATGCACCTGCTGAAGGCCGTCGAGGCCCGAAACGCGACTCAAAAAAGGGTGCTTCTCGACAAGATCCTTCGGTATTTCGACGGTAATGTTGAAGGTCGCACCTTTGCCTTGTGGGGTCTGTCATTCAAGCCGAACACAGACGACATGCGCGAGGCGCCCTCCCGCGCAATTATGGAGTCTCTCTGGGAAAAGGGAGCCCGCATCCGGGCCTATGACCCCAAGGCAATGGACGAATGCAGGCGCATCTATGGCGACAGGGAAGATCTGATACTTGTCGAACAGCAGGAGGACGCTCTCGACAACGCTGATGCCTTGATTGTAGCGACTGAATGGAAGTCCTTCTCCGCACCCGATTTCGACGAGATCGCAGCGAAACTGAAATCGCCTGTAATCTTCGACGGTCGTAATCTCTACGATCCGCATCAACTCAAGCGTCATGGACTCGACTACTTCGCCATCGGTCGCAATGGGCTGACCTCATCGGCGCCGGCAGACCTGCCCATCAAATGA
- a CDS encoding glycosyltransferase family 4 protein, with amino-acid sequence MKSLHIATLHKRNDTRILLKECASLSEAGYDVAFVVGDGQGDENSGKVRVVDVGSAEGRFASRLVPMWRAMRRVREEMPDVIHFHDGMFLPLAIFLALTGWRVVYDVHEDYRQQVMNTRFSLLFRRAASLGYSVLEWIGSRVFTRIVAATPHIASRFPEHKTVLIQNFPMLDELSALHPVSHAERPEQFAFIGGITGHRGIRQMIDAMERLHREGAMLELAGAFGSKSLQDEMKERPGWKYVRFRNWLPRSGVADVFERSRAGLVLFHPGPNHDLAQPNKLFEYMSASLPVIASDFPLWRQIVEGAGCGLLVDPLDVDAVTEAMRWILDYPEQAEQMGQRGRQAVTVTYNWEREAEKLVECYRALQKTEWESTEKCA; translated from the coding sequence ATGAAATCCCTTCACATAGCTACGCTGCATAAGCGCAACGATACGCGTATTTTGCTCAAGGAATGCGCCAGTCTTTCGGAAGCAGGGTACGATGTTGCGTTTGTCGTCGGGGACGGGCAAGGCGATGAGAATTCCGGCAAAGTGAGGGTTGTCGATGTTGGTAGCGCCGAAGGGCGGTTCGCCAGTCGGCTCGTGCCTATGTGGCGCGCTATGCGCCGGGTTCGGGAGGAAATGCCCGATGTGATTCATTTCCACGACGGAATGTTCCTCCCGCTGGCGATTTTCCTGGCGCTGACAGGCTGGCGGGTGGTCTATGATGTTCATGAAGATTATCGACAGCAGGTAATGAATACTCGCTTTTCATTGCTCTTTCGACGCGCTGCTAGCTTGGGTTATTCCGTGCTCGAATGGATCGGAAGCCGCGTCTTTACGCGCATCGTTGCAGCCACTCCCCATATCGCCAGCCGTTTCCCCGAGCATAAGACTGTTCTGATCCAGAATTTCCCCATGTTGGATGAACTGTCGGCTTTGCATCCTGTCTCCCATGCCGAGCGACCGGAACAGTTTGCCTTTATTGGCGGGATTACTGGCCACCGAGGCATTCGGCAGATGATAGATGCCATGGAAAGGCTTCACCGCGAGGGGGCTATGCTCGAACTCGCTGGTGCCTTTGGTTCCAAATCCTTACAGGACGAGATGAAGGAGCGGCCTGGCTGGAAGTATGTCCGTTTTCGAAATTGGTTACCGAGGAGTGGTGTTGCAGATGTGTTCGAGCGATCCCGCGCGGGGCTCGTGCTATTTCACCCCGGTCCCAACCACGATTTGGCTCAGCCTAACAAATTGTTCGAGTATATGTCGGCCAGCCTCCCCGTTATTGCGTCAGATTTTCCACTATGGCGGCAGATCGTGGAGGGAGCAGGTTGCGGGTTGCTTGTCGACCCACTTGATGTTGACGCGGTTACCGAGGCGATGCGTTGGATTCTTGATTATCCGGAGCAGGCCGAACAGATGGGGCAGCGCGGGCGGCAAGCTGTCACCGTGACTTACAATTGGGAGCGTGAGGCAGAAAAGCTCGTCGAATGTTATCGAGCTCTCCAAAAAACAGAGTGGGAGAGCACCGAAAAATGCGCTTAG
- a CDS encoding acyltransferase: MSSAQPFVHESAYVDDGVEIGEGTKVWHFSHILPRTRIGRNVSVGQNVVAGPDVTVGDNCKIQNNVSLYKGVELENGVFCGPSCVFTNVLNPRAEIERKDEFRPTHVRRGATIGANATIVCGHELGEYCMIGAGAVVTKDVPAYALMVGVPARRIGWVSRAGEILDETLTCPRTGERYAEEGGILRPIG; the protein is encoded by the coding sequence ATGAGTTCAGCGCAGCCCTTCGTCCACGAAAGTGCTTATGTCGATGACGGTGTCGAAATTGGCGAAGGCACCAAGGTCTGGCATTTCAGCCATATCCTGCCGCGAACCCGGATCGGCAGGAATGTCTCGGTCGGTCAGAACGTGGTGGCAGGACCGGATGTTACGGTTGGCGACAACTGCAAGATCCAGAACAACGTCTCGCTCTACAAGGGCGTGGAACTTGAAAATGGCGTGTTCTGCGGCCCATCCTGCGTGTTCACCAACGTGCTCAACCCGCGCGCGGAAATCGAGCGCAAGGACGAGTTCCGGCCGACGCATGTTCGCCGGGGCGCGACCATCGGGGCCAATGCAACGATCGTGTGCGGTCACGAGCTCGGCGAATACTGCATGATCGGTGCCGGCGCGGTAGTGACGAAGGACGTTCCTGCCTATGCGCTGATGGTGGGCGTGCCGGCGCGCCGTATCGGCTGGGTGTCCCGGGCCGGAGAGATCCTTGATGAGACCCTCACCTGCCCGCGCACCGGCGAGCGGTACGCGGAGGAGGGCGGCATTCTGAGGCCCATCGGCTGA
- a CDS encoding oligosaccharide flippase family protein encodes MIFSFRHMGIGGNFSPFLRNIAKLVGGTVVGQLVTLAALPVLTRIYSPAEYGFAGLFAAVVVCITAVSTLRYDFAIPIPSRERVARQITAVALISALAVIVVVGAGALALSFRFSLPAGLYAWQFIGLLLLAVATISFFNIGRGWATRKKEFGQLALTRVQQGVAGTSVQIVLGMVGFGSAGLIIGQIVGQSAGAMRLWRLVPRPLSEGAIWAARRFRNFPIYDSWSGLLNVAGTQAPVMLFAAFFSPMLVGYYAFATRLVAAPISLIGQAAARVFLPHIIEANRSGSGAAAVLKLTSALAYIGFPAFTLLAALSSPLVRILFGEAWVPASMIISWTALWAGWQLVASPLSVTLIGLEAQKTNTLLQATLFTLRCLAILVGYWQGSEKMAIVLFSFASILVYFAFILAVGRLVGIGTFRMIRPLFVPLFLSAVLYGSLQVLWPYP; translated from the coding sequence ATGATATTCTCTTTTCGACATATGGGCATAGGAGGAAATTTTTCCCCGTTCTTACGCAATATTGCGAAGCTTGTTGGCGGTACTGTCGTGGGGCAGTTGGTCACACTGGCGGCGTTGCCGGTTTTGACCCGCATCTACTCCCCGGCGGAGTACGGATTTGCCGGTCTTTTCGCCGCTGTGGTTGTGTGTATTACCGCCGTATCGACATTGCGCTATGATTTTGCAATTCCCATTCCTTCGCGGGAGCGTGTCGCCCGGCAAATTACCGCTGTGGCGTTGATCTCCGCATTAGCGGTAATAGTGGTAGTCGGGGCAGGGGCGCTGGCCCTATCTTTCAGGTTCAGCTTGCCTGCTGGTCTGTATGCTTGGCAGTTTATCGGGCTTCTGCTTCTGGCTGTGGCCACCATCAGCTTCTTCAACATTGGGCGGGGCTGGGCTACGCGAAAAAAGGAGTTCGGCCAACTCGCGTTGACGCGGGTACAGCAAGGGGTGGCTGGAACAAGTGTTCAGATTGTGTTGGGAATGGTTGGCTTTGGTTCGGCAGGGCTGATAATCGGCCAGATCGTTGGACAGTCTGCTGGTGCAATGCGGCTTTGGCGTCTCGTGCCGAGGCCGCTTTCGGAAGGGGCGATTTGGGCGGCGCGCCGTTTTCGGAATTTTCCAATTTACGATAGTTGGTCAGGATTGCTTAATGTTGCCGGTACGCAGGCTCCGGTCATGCTTTTTGCCGCTTTCTTTTCTCCCATGCTGGTCGGATATTATGCCTTCGCTACGCGTCTTGTGGCCGCTCCTATATCGTTGATCGGTCAAGCGGCCGCGAGAGTATTTCTGCCGCATATTATAGAAGCAAATCGCTCCGGTTCCGGTGCCGCCGCCGTGCTGAAATTGACCTCAGCGCTGGCCTATATTGGCTTTCCTGCCTTCACTCTTCTTGCTGCGCTTTCGTCTCCTCTGGTTCGAATATTATTCGGGGAGGCGTGGGTTCCGGCGAGTATGATCATATCATGGACCGCTTTGTGGGCCGGCTGGCAACTGGTCGCCTCGCCTCTGTCGGTTACGCTGATCGGTTTAGAGGCGCAGAAAACGAACACCTTGCTTCAGGCAACTCTTTTCACCTTGCGATGCCTTGCAATTCTCGTTGGGTATTGGCAAGGGTCTGAAAAAATGGCGATAGTGCTGTTTTCATTTGCCAGCATTCTTGTTTATTTTGCTTTCATTCTCGCTGTGGGCAGGCTTGTGGGGATCGGAACCTTTCGTATGATCCGGCCTCTCTTTGTCCCTCTGTTTCTCTCAGCAGTTCTCTACGGAAGTCTGCAAGTCTTATGGCCGTATCCATGA
- a CDS encoding glycosyltransferase family 4 protein, translated as MRLAHLTSAHPRYDTRIFLKMCRSLATNGHDVTLIVADGKGEEQKEGVRILDVGKPGGRLDRMTRATSRVLKAALELDADLYHLHDPELLPVGLKLKRRGKRVIFDAHEDVPKQILSKAYLHPFVRKPISMAIAGFERFACSRLNHVVAATPVIRDKFLALDIRSTDINNFPMLGELDGAVRWEQKAREVCYVGGVFATRGIVEMVSSMEISRTGARLELGGLFIEKDTHEKVKAMPGWVQVDELGFLDRSRVRDVLSRSMAGLVTLHPTPAYLDSLPVKMFEYMSAGLPLIASDFPLWREIVEGNNCGICVDPLDPAAIAEAIDRLVENPDLARRMGENGQRAVHERYNWAIEEKKLLALYDTVLLPKA; from the coding sequence ATGCGCTTAGCACACCTCACTTCTGCGCATCCTCGCTACGACACCCGCATCTTCCTGAAAATGTGCCGCAGCCTTGCGACTAATGGTCATGATGTGACGTTGATCGTGGCTGACGGCAAAGGCGAAGAACAAAAGGAAGGCGTTCGTATTCTCGATGTCGGTAAGCCTGGCGGAAGGCTTGATCGTATGACACGCGCGACAAGCCGGGTTTTGAAGGCTGCGCTTGAGCTTGATGCCGACCTCTACCATCTTCACGATCCGGAATTGCTTCCTGTGGGCCTAAAGCTGAAACGACGAGGCAAGCGGGTAATCTTCGATGCGCATGAGGATGTGCCAAAGCAGATCCTATCTAAGGCTTATCTTCATCCGTTCGTGCGGAAACCGATCTCGATGGCCATAGCGGGATTCGAAAGGTTTGCCTGTAGCAGGCTGAACCATGTCGTGGCGGCGACGCCCGTTATTCGCGATAAGTTCCTGGCTCTCGACATTAGATCGACTGACATCAACAATTTCCCGATGCTCGGCGAACTGGACGGCGCCGTGCGATGGGAGCAGAAGGCACGGGAGGTTTGTTATGTCGGCGGCGTCTTTGCCACACGCGGTATTGTGGAGATGGTCTCGTCGATGGAGATATCGCGAACCGGTGCGCGGCTCGAACTTGGAGGCCTCTTTATCGAGAAGGATACTCACGAAAAAGTCAAGGCAATGCCCGGTTGGGTGCAAGTGGATGAACTCGGCTTTCTGGATCGCTCGCGAGTGCGCGATGTCTTGTCTCGCTCCATGGCCGGACTTGTAACCCTTCACCCCACTCCTGCCTACCTCGATTCCCTGCCTGTGAAAATGTTTGAGTACATGTCTGCAGGTCTTCCACTGATCGCATCCGATTTTCCGCTATGGCGAGAGATCGTGGAAGGCAACAATTGCGGCATCTGCGTTGATCCACTCGACCCGGCGGCGATCGCTGAAGCTATTGACAGGCTGGTAGAAAATCCCGATCTGGCGCGGCGGATGGGAGAGAACGGTCAGAGGGCAGTGCATGAGCGCTACAATTGGGCGATCGAGGAAAAAAAGCTTCTCGCGCTTTATGATACTGTCTTGTTGCCCAAGGCATAA
- a CDS encoding DUF2793 domain-containing protein — MENTANLTLPYIMPSQAQKHVTHNEALRMLDAIVQLCVIDRDLITPPSSPQDGDRYIVAPGAVGPWEGREGCITAWQDDGWAFFLPQSGWLCFVADERALLCWTGTAWDSAASTLGALQNLALLGVGTAADATNPFAAKVNNALWAARATDEGGSGDLRYIMNKQGPQHALSLLMQSNWSGRAEIGLAGSDDLSFKVSADGAAWTEALRIDRASGRVDLPRTNMLTDFAVSLLPDSGRFAGNASKEVGVGSFVFPPYLSLTNGATAADSGKFITNNNDYGGSAGALTGHAKDLIDKIRAASNRRYGIEFRIATVTHGPGTASPVTVGGVPYHFSLFLTFGPRAPAMTFHCYLRALDRPILFWRRSAGQTLVRDGVRISNHVVIDPADGWVSMACEDRQDPRSYDGYNPTPLNVSAQVSGDRYLIACPALMAGITRVDPDAGVISGINRWMP, encoded by the coding sequence ATGGAAAACACGGCCAACCTTACCCTCCCCTATATCATGCCCTCGCAGGCGCAGAAGCATGTGACGCACAATGAGGCGTTGCGAATGCTGGATGCAATCGTCCAACTCTGCGTCATCGACCGGGATCTCATCACACCGCCGTCGAGCCCGCAGGATGGTGATCGTTACATCGTCGCTCCGGGAGCGGTCGGCCCGTGGGAAGGTCGCGAAGGCTGCATTACGGCATGGCAGGATGACGGATGGGCGTTTTTTCTGCCGCAATCCGGCTGGTTGTGCTTCGTGGCCGATGAAAGAGCGTTGCTCTGCTGGACCGGCACCGCATGGGACAGCGCGGCATCAACGCTCGGCGCCCTCCAGAATCTCGCGCTTCTGGGTGTCGGCACCGCGGCAGACGCAACCAACCCCTTCGCCGCAAAGGTCAACAACGCGCTTTGGGCAGCGCGCGCCACAGACGAAGGCGGCAGCGGCGACCTCCGTTACATCATGAACAAACAGGGGCCGCAGCACGCCCTCTCGCTGCTGATGCAATCGAACTGGTCTGGTCGTGCCGAGATCGGTCTCGCCGGCAGCGATGACCTGTCGTTCAAGGTCAGTGCGGACGGCGCTGCCTGGACGGAGGCCCTGCGCATCGACCGTGCGAGCGGCAGGGTCGATCTTCCGCGCACCAACATGCTCACCGATTTTGCCGTAAGCCTCCTGCCCGACAGCGGTCGCTTCGCCGGCAACGCATCGAAGGAGGTCGGTGTTGGCAGCTTCGTGTTCCCGCCATACTTGTCGCTGACGAACGGCGCAACCGCGGCGGATTCAGGCAAGTTCATCACCAACAACAACGACTATGGCGGCTCCGCAGGGGCGCTGACCGGACATGCCAAAGACCTTATCGACAAGATCCGCGCCGCAAGCAATCGCCGCTACGGCATCGAGTTCCGGATCGCCACCGTGACGCATGGTCCGGGAACGGCCTCCCCTGTGACGGTGGGCGGGGTTCCCTATCATTTCAGCCTGTTCCTCACATTCGGTCCGCGCGCTCCCGCGATGACGTTTCACTGCTACCTGCGTGCGCTGGATCGGCCGATCCTGTTCTGGCGTCGCAGCGCCGGCCAGACGCTCGTGCGGGACGGCGTCAGGATCAGTAACCACGTCGTCATCGACCCCGCCGACGGATGGGTCTCTATGGCATGTGAGGACAGGCAGGACCCGCGCAGCTACGATGGCTACAATCCAACGCCACTGAACGTCAGTGCGCAGGTCTCCGGCGACCGTTATCTCATCGCGTGCCCCGCGCTCATGGCCGGCATCACACGTGTCGATCCCGACGCCGGCGTCATCTCCGGCATCAACAGATGGATGCCGTGA
- a CDS encoding nucleotide sugar dehydrogenase, which produces MLLEKIASKKSVIGILGLGYVGIPLALRFSEAGFRVLGFDIDGDRVSNLNSGRSPIKHIPGAEIASMVAGDSPLRSKPDKAYSRCRDRLDGGGGFSATADFARIPEVDAIIICVPTPLSRHREPDLSFITSTMETIAPYLRSGQILSLESTTWPGTTEEVLRPFVDKRGLTIGEDFFLVYSPEREDPGNPNFTTRTIPKVVGGATPACRSAGEALYGVVIDRVVPVSSTQAAELTKLLENIHRSVNIGLVNEMKIIADRMGIDIYEVIDAAATKPFGFTPYYPGPGLGGHCIPIDPFYLTWKAREYGLSTHFIELAGEINRDMPEWVVTKITDALNERQKSLKGSRVLALGIAYKRDVDDMRESPSVLVMEILRDRGALVDYSDPNVPVFPKMREHKFDLKSVDLTPESVEAYDCVVLLTDHSDFDYGMIAQHAKLMVDTRGKYREAKENVVKA; this is translated from the coding sequence TTGCTTCTCGAAAAGATTGCATCAAAAAAATCGGTTATCGGCATACTCGGTCTCGGTTATGTTGGCATCCCGCTTGCGTTGCGCTTCAGCGAGGCTGGCTTCAGGGTTCTTGGCTTCGATATCGATGGAGACAGGGTTTCTAATCTCAATTCCGGTCGAAGCCCGATAAAGCATATTCCCGGTGCCGAGATCGCCTCGATGGTGGCGGGGGATTCTCCGCTCCGGTCGAAGCCCGATAAAGCATATTCCCGGTGCCGAGATCGCCTCGATGGTGGCGGGGGATTCTCCGCGACCGCTGATTTCGCGCGCATTCCGGAAGTCGACGCCATCATTATCTGCGTTCCCACACCGCTCAGCCGCCATCGTGAACCGGATTTGTCCTTCATCACCAGCACAATGGAGACGATTGCGCCGTATCTGCGTTCCGGCCAGATACTGTCGCTGGAAAGCACGACGTGGCCGGGGACGACCGAGGAGGTGTTGCGCCCCTTCGTCGATAAGCGGGGCCTGACGATTGGCGAGGACTTCTTTCTCGTCTATTCGCCCGAGCGCGAGGACCCCGGCAACCCGAACTTCACCACCCGCACTATTCCCAAGGTGGTGGGTGGGGCGACGCCTGCCTGCCGCTCCGCCGGTGAGGCGCTCTACGGAGTTGTCATCGATCGCGTGGTGCCGGTTTCTTCAACGCAGGCAGCCGAACTGACCAAGCTCCTGGAAAACATCCACCGCTCGGTGAATATCGGTCTGGTAAACGAGATGAAGATCATCGCTGATCGCATGGGCATCGACATCTACGAGGTGATCGATGCGGCCGCCACCAAGCCATTTGGGTTCACGCCCTATTATCCGGGCCCGGGCCTGGGCGGCCACTGCATCCCGATTGATCCGTTCTATCTGACATGGAAAGCACGCGAATACGGGCTCTCCACCCATTTTATTGAGCTGGCAGGCGAAATTAACCGTGATATGCCGGAATGGGTGGTGACCAAGATAACTGATGCGTTGAACGAGCGGCAGAAATCGCTCAAGGGCAGCCGTGTTCTTGCTCTCGGAATTGCGTACAAGCGCGACGTGGACGACATGCGCGAGTCGCCTTCGGTTCTGGTTATGGAGATCCTGCGTGATCGCGGTGCACTGGTCGACTATTCCGATCCGAACGTGCCAGTCTTTCCGAAGATGCGCGAGCACAAATTCGATCTGAAGTCGGTGGATCTCACACCGGAGTCGGTGGAAGCATATGATTGCGTAGTCCTGCTGACGGATCATTCGGATTTCGACTATGGGATGATCGCCCAGCATGCGAAGTTGATGGTCGATACGAGAGGCAAGTATCGCGAGGCGAAAGAAAACGTGGTGAAGGCGTAG
- a CDS encoding Gfo/Idh/MocA family protein, which translates to MTSIAHVGHGYWGRNLARNFHELGHLAVVVDPDPKAAEAAAASYGVRAATFEEVLSDAGVDGVSIASPAGLHYRQAKAALEAGKHVYVEKPLALDVAEAAELCALAEARGLTLMVGHLLQYHPVYLKLRAMVEAGELGRLLHVYSNRLSLGKFRTEENVLWSFAPHDISMILGLVGEEPVTVSAQGNVAFTPGVADLVSVQMRFPGGAAAHVLASWMHPFKEQRLVVIGDKGMAVFEDSQPDWDDKLIIYRHIVDVAGPVPAPAKADGERVAVEKQEPLKQECRHFIQSIKAGTAPRTDGREGLAVLRVLDRAEKSLATNLIESAPLGENA; encoded by the coding sequence ATGACGTCGATCGCACATGTCGGGCACGGCTACTGGGGCCGCAACCTTGCGCGCAATTTCCACGAACTTGGCCATCTCGCGGTTGTCGTGGACCCGGATCCGAAGGCAGCTGAAGCGGCGGCAGCGAGCTACGGGGTTCGTGCCGCCACTTTTGAGGAGGTCCTGTCGGACGCCGGTGTAGACGGTGTCTCCATCGCCTCCCCGGCGGGGTTGCACTACCGGCAGGCGAAGGCCGCGCTTGAAGCAGGCAAGCATGTCTATGTGGAAAAGCCGCTGGCGCTCGATGTCGCTGAGGCGGCGGAGCTTTGCGCGCTGGCGGAGGCGCGAGGGCTGACGCTGATGGTAGGTCATCTGCTGCAATACCATCCGGTCTATCTGAAGTTGCGTGCGATGGTGGAGGCCGGTGAACTGGGGCGTCTGCTCCATGTCTATTCCAACCGCCTGTCGCTCGGAAAATTCCGGACCGAGGAAAATGTGCTGTGGTCGTTCGCTCCCCACGACATTTCGATGATTCTCGGGCTCGTCGGTGAAGAGCCGGTCACGGTTTCGGCGCAGGGCAATGTCGCCTTCACGCCGGGGGTCGCCGATCTGGTGTCGGTGCAGATGCGCTTTCCCGGTGGCGCGGCGGCGCACGTCCTTGCCTCGTGGATGCATCCGTTCAAGGAGCAGCGTCTGGTCGTGATCGGCGACAAGGGGATGGCGGTTTTCGAAGACAGCCAGCCCGACTGGGATGACAAGCTCATCATTTATCGTCACATCGTCGATGTGGCGGGACCTGTTCCCGCTCCCGCCAAGGCAGACGGGGAGCGCGTCGCGGTTGAGAAGCAAGAGCCCCTTAAGCAGGAGTGCAGGCATTTCATCCAGTCCATAAAGGCCGGCACGGCTCCACGGACTGACGGGCGCGAGGGGCTTGCCGTGCTTCGTGTGCTTGACCGGGCGGAGAAATCTCTGGCCACTAATCTGATTGAATCTGCCCCGTTGGGAGAAAATGCATGA